In the Topomyia yanbarensis strain Yona2022 chromosome 3, ASM3024719v1, whole genome shotgun sequence genome, one interval contains:
- the LOC131691303 gene encoding outer dynein arm-docking complex subunit 4 yields MSKTAVGILGGDDELLQSFVRVGLHSEGGGDGQHMQNLVSGGGGSGSGGGGGGLGASGNAEPHRMSHPKGEQHLVRQYSDHMSEFSDKNGPRKYRNLFNEPIDMKKRRYFDEVYTDKDRAAAVSIGSYDIKQNLLNKRRAERHDALQLPEQADPGAILALGMREIKNRNLDNAVHFLSKALDMNNNDQSALVARSKCYLQLGEPAKALQDAETALLLDKTNIRAIYQKAEALYYLGQFEHSLMFFHRGLRLRPELASFRLGVQKTQEAIENTIGSNTKNLPPKKPTKVDKPKTTKKVPLSREEMDKRAARRLLGDLYVDKEYLENLLKHPDLKKADTNTEGVSELAKDAINFLNNRQEFWRQQKPCTSLNAKKMDSNNGGLPRW; encoded by the exons ATGAGTAAAACGGCTGTTGGCATTCTTGGTGGCGACGATGAACTGCTGCAGAGCTTCGTTCGCGTGGGACTCCACTCTGAAGGGGGCGGCGATGGTCAGCATATGCAAAATCTCGTCTCGGGAGGTGGTGGTAGTGgcagtggtggtggtggtggtggtttaGGTGCATCTGGAAATGCCGAGCCTCACCGGATGAGCCACCCGAAAGGTGAACAACATCTAGTACGACAATACTCTGACCATATGTCGGAATTTAGCGATAAAAATGGTCCCCGAAAGTACAG aaacttgtTCAACGAACCTATCGACATGAAAAAACGTCGGTACTTCGACGAGGTGTACACGGACAAAGATCGTGCAGCCGCAGTTAGCATTG GGAGCTATGACATAAAGCAAAACCTTCTCAACAAGCGCCGTGCGGAGAGACACGATGCGTTGCAACTGCCTGAGCAAGCAGACCCGGGCGCAATTCTGGCACTTGGAATGCGTGAGATAAAAAATCGGAACCTGGACAACGCCGTCCATTTTCTATCCAAG GCTTTGGATATGAACAACAATGACCAAAGCGCGCTGGTAGCTAGAAGTAAATGCTACCTTCAGCTGGGTGAACCTGCCAAAGCCCTACAA GATGCCGAAACCGCACTTCTATTGGATAAAACCAACATAAGAGCCATTTACCAGAAAGCGGAAGCTTTATACTATTTGGGCCAATTTGAGCACAGCTTAATGTTCTTCCATCGTGGGTTAAGATTACGACCTGAGCTGGCTAGCTTCAGGTTGG GAGTTCAAAAAACACAGGAAGCAATAGAAAACACTATTGGTAGTAACACCAAAAATTTACCACCGAAAAAACCAACCAAAGTGGATAAACCGAAAACTACAAAGAAGGTTCCTCTATCGAGAGAAGAAATGGATAAGAGAGCTGCTCGCAGACTGCTGGGTGATCTTTACGTTGATAAGGAGTACTTGGAAAATCTTCTCAAACATCCAGACCTTAAGAAGGCTGACACTAACACTGAGGGTGTTTCAGAGTTGGCGAAAGACGCGATTAATTTTCTTAACAATAGACAGGAATTTTGGCGCCAACAGAAACCATGCACTAGTTTGAATGCAAAGAAAATGGATAGCAACAACGGCGGCTTGCCGAGATGGTGA